A DNA window from Ralstonia solanacearum K60 contains the following coding sequences:
- a CDS encoding toprim domain-containing protein, whose translation MHTQHSPALRAWFDQLKRDIDLHDLAERLSLRRSGAKGNYHSPHHTDRSASLSIFERGRAWKDWSAEAGGSCIDLVQHCLPDVVTPMEAAKLLGQWYDIPMPAAPASALLARKSTEEYIAERAQATPEPAVAYLASRGIDEAVSRGAIQAGTLGWNAWNSPKVPAGEAGHGGPAAAFIVRAMDSARVVAVDLRYADPALNGNVKTQCQGDKLGHGWTSDARRLRHAHTVYIVESPINALSVECCHLPNGVAVFALRGIANADKIDWSFLRGKRVVIALDHTDPVNERTGQRPGLGAAWKLSEALTAADIGSMLVDMQDWEEGEDLNDVLQTHGADGLTARMRRLEAWLIPGMPGGGERLSGTRRVFLPPHDFGIYWRFRVKEDFTQYVQKFKDADDEDGQTRRSEELGDLCAFRVAGLSRLRVQSHLATINGTPDSQPETVFGISAQVARFGATLQREVVNSDRLYNLEWWRGKFGHIWMPAQFARMVNVLERAADLGARDVVNFVGLAWRGGELAALEGSDCYFVEPQKQCLYYNMRFPRGTAQNARTVIDAYQATFKGNAAAIALVWALGAHLKTILGFYPHLQMQAEKGAGKSKLLESLQASASFQVLSGQMLKTDHRRRASVSWTSHPVGWDEFSKLPKAVLSEIDGLLQSTYRFEFTRVGAALTPYLMCAPVLLAGEEVDVESLQSKICRTSLSVDKQGAIIPRDLPQFPVWAWLQFLASQQPGRIRDLHAAFVDVSLSRSRAETNDATARRMVENYAAIMTAWALLAEFAQIDVEQGGFVDDLLIEMNAHIAETDGTRLPWVWIMEILLSELDAGRFEHPHCWDTIQTDSGREMALFLRPSHVMDHLSTAVHLRGKFDALPIKTARVFKSQLLQSGVVPQHGGKRLDDVEKRILGRRCAHMAAISLPRLEQRGLYASPALAAYRMAA comes from the coding sequence ATGCACACGCAACATAGCCCCGCCCTGCGCGCATGGTTCGACCAGCTCAAGCGCGACATTGACCTGCATGACCTGGCTGAGCGGCTCAGCCTGCGCCGCAGCGGCGCCAAGGGCAACTATCACAGCCCGCACCACACCGACCGTAGCGCCTCGCTGTCGATCTTCGAACGCGGCCGCGCCTGGAAGGATTGGTCGGCCGAGGCGGGCGGTTCCTGCATCGACCTTGTGCAGCACTGCTTGCCCGATGTGGTGACCCCGATGGAGGCCGCAAAGCTCTTGGGCCAGTGGTACGACATCCCCATGCCGGCCGCACCGGCAAGTGCCTTGCTCGCCCGCAAAAGCACCGAGGAATACATTGCCGAACGCGCCCAGGCCACCCCGGAACCGGCCGTTGCCTATCTCGCCAGCCGGGGCATCGATGAGGCCGTCAGCCGCGGCGCCATTCAGGCGGGTACGCTCGGCTGGAACGCCTGGAACAGCCCGAAGGTGCCGGCCGGCGAAGCGGGCCATGGCGGCCCCGCCGCCGCCTTCATCGTGCGCGCCATGGATTCGGCGCGCGTGGTGGCCGTTGACCTGCGCTATGCCGATCCGGCGCTGAACGGCAACGTCAAGACGCAGTGTCAGGGAGACAAGCTCGGCCACGGCTGGACAAGCGACGCCCGCCGCTTGCGGCACGCGCATACCGTCTACATCGTAGAGAGCCCCATCAACGCCCTGTCGGTCGAGTGCTGCCACTTGCCCAACGGTGTCGCAGTCTTTGCCCTGCGCGGCATCGCCAACGCGGACAAAATCGACTGGTCCTTCCTGCGCGGCAAGCGCGTGGTGATCGCGCTCGACCATACGGACCCTGTGAACGAGCGCACCGGCCAGCGTCCGGGCCTTGGCGCCGCGTGGAAGCTGTCCGAAGCCCTGACCGCCGCCGACATCGGTTCGATGCTGGTGGACATGCAGGATTGGGAGGAAGGCGAGGACCTCAACGATGTGTTGCAGACCCACGGCGCGGACGGACTGACCGCCCGCATGCGCCGCCTGGAAGCGTGGTTGATTCCCGGTATGCCGGGCGGTGGCGAACGACTGTCCGGCACCCGCCGCGTCTTCCTGCCGCCGCATGACTTCGGCATCTATTGGCGCTTCCGCGTGAAAGAGGACTTCACCCAATACGTGCAGAAGTTCAAGGATGCGGACGACGAGGACGGGCAGACCCGCCGCAGCGAAGAGCTGGGCGACCTGTGCGCCTTCCGTGTCGCGGGGCTGTCGCGCCTGCGCGTTCAAAGCCATCTGGCCACCATCAACGGCACGCCCGACAGCCAGCCCGAAACGGTGTTCGGGATCAGTGCCCAGGTCGCCCGCTTCGGTGCGACCCTGCAACGGGAAGTCGTCAACAGCGACCGGCTCTATAACCTCGAATGGTGGCGTGGCAAGTTCGGCCATATCTGGATGCCGGCGCAGTTTGCCCGCATGGTCAACGTGCTGGAGCGTGCCGCCGACCTGGGGGCGCGGGATGTGGTCAACTTCGTCGGTTTGGCGTGGCGCGGCGGCGAACTGGCGGCGCTGGAGGGCAGCGACTGCTACTTCGTGGAGCCGCAGAAACAGTGCCTGTACTACAACATGCGTTTCCCGCGCGGCACCGCGCAGAACGCCCGCACTGTCATCGATGCCTATCAGGCCACGTTCAAGGGCAACGCCGCCGCTATCGCCCTGGTATGGGCCTTGGGCGCGCACCTGAAAACGATCCTGGGTTTCTACCCCCACCTGCAGATGCAGGCGGAGAAAGGGGCGGGCAAGTCCAAGCTGCTGGAAAGCCTGCAAGCGTCGGCATCCTTCCAAGTGCTGTCGGGCCAGATGCTCAAGACCGACCACCGCCGCCGCGCATCGGTGTCGTGGACTTCGCACCCCGTGGGATGGGACGAGTTCTCCAAGCTGCCCAAGGCCGTTCTCTCTGAAATCGACGGCCTGCTGCAATCGACCTACCGCTTCGAGTTCACCCGCGTCGGCGCGGCGCTGACGCCTTACCTGATGTGCGCGCCGGTCCTGCTAGCCGGCGAGGAAGTGGACGTGGAAAGCCTGCAATCGAAAATCTGCCGCACGTCGCTGTCGGTCGATAAGCAGGGGGCCATCATCCCGCGCGACCTGCCGCAATTCCCCGTGTGGGCGTGGTTGCAGTTTCTCGCCAGCCAGCAGCCGGGGCGCATCCGCGACCTGCACGCGGCGTTCGTGGACGTGAGCCTGAGCCGCAGCCGCGCCGAGACGAACGACGCCACGGCCCGCCGCATGGTGGAGAACTACGCCGCCATCATGACGGCCTGGGCATTGCTCGCCGAGTTTGCACAGATCGACGTGGAGCAAGGCGGCTTTGTTGATGACCTGCTGATCGAGATGAACGCACACATCGCGGAAACGGACGGTACGCGCTTGCCCTGGGTATGGATCATGGAAATTCTGCTATCGGAGCTGGACGCCGGCCGCTTCGAGCATCCGCACTGTTGGGACACGATCCAGACCGACAGCGGGCGGGAGATGGCGCTGTTCCTGCGGCCCAGCCACGTGATGGACCACCTCTCCACGGCCGTGCATCTGCGCGGCAAGTTCGATGCGCTGCCGATCAAGACGGCCCGCGTGTTCAAGTCGCAATTATTGCAGTCGGGCGTCGTGCCCCAGCACGGCGGCAAGCGGCTCGATGACGTGGAAAAACGCATCCTGGGCCGGCGCTGTGCGCATATGGCGGCAATCAGCCTGCCCAGGCTCGAACAGCGCGGCCTGTATGCCTCGCCAGCGCTTGCAGCCTACCGGATGGCGGCATAG
- a CDS encoding DUF1484 domain-containing protein has product MGKRNRPPHWMALEAQRSLTEQLAQQTPAKTQFAATLARLEAVSASVRDATEEAGAQLLCVSAALDGILCLLELHAQTAPGYRSLHCLLALVQKQLDGAIGTVTEML; this is encoded by the coding sequence ATGGGTAAGCGCAATCGCCCGCCGCATTGGATGGCCCTGGAAGCGCAACGCTCGCTTACGGAACAGCTTGCGCAGCAGACCCCCGCCAAAACGCAATTCGCTGCGACGCTGGCGCGATTGGAGGCCGTAAGCGCATCCGTGCGCGACGCTACCGAAGAGGCCGGCGCGCAATTGCTGTGCGTAAGCGCGGCGCTCGACGGCATCCTCTGCCTGCTGGAGCTGCACGCGCAGACCGCCCCCGGCTACCGCAGCTTGCATTGCCTGCTGGCGCTGGTGCAGAAACAGCTCGACGGCGCCATCGGCACCGTTACCGAAATGCTGTGA
- a CDS encoding calcium-binding protein — MGLPTAEQVTNKYLYGADKRPDDMLDPSILNHRNGISENSIPVAAIEYMKSGAGRFVNSANFAWLRKFFDSSIALEPGVYSAKQIFELVGGVAAEPGGEKGDAGYIVNQIYLGAGDPDYAERAYIWGTTRFKIADGAEFVVSADGLREIRNFAIVPDGDENFDFEGGADSAIGNRALQPIIDPSNIGRTVRLVFDGVDAISRTTLTESNFNSDRKNVISVDLVDKAKIGLAALNAIEVLKDRLFASGDQSIRFLDSQGRPIIYGTVYSDSIGGAVTPGGTDLNQDKYNLGGWFLGGVLDLGLDSNLYGYLQNGISYVAGSGNDKIIGTSRNDALYGGDGDDTLLGGIGNDMLAGGNGFDSYIIDAQSGSDVIVDADGLGQIVFGDMPLTGVGRLLTQTSSSILWSESLSSGLEVRYDYSQKSKDLTITIGNESSVTVRNFESGALGIEIPQLDDSVVKPQAAVVHASDSEGSIHTAVTHDGQGYAEHVSQTTQSFQTPAGSGASDTLIVDRGGAAVAEPAGGLNAVHQTSGNVAAPDGIDPMVLTGNGWQRVGDNQASNLLAFRGAAGSSAGVQPGDGSNTVSSRDGDATVRVSARNNAPILGDGTTHAQRVAGDGHPLIGSQVASLVQAMAQFALPVAGQTLLSSGQYESPMPLIVSSGR; from the coding sequence ATGGGTTTGCCGACTGCGGAGCAGGTGACGAATAAGTATCTATATGGCGCGGATAAAAGGCCGGACGACATGCTGGATCCGTCCATACTGAATCATCGCAATGGAATATCGGAAAATTCAATTCCGGTTGCTGCTATTGAATATATGAAGAGTGGAGCCGGCAGATTTGTCAATTCTGCAAATTTCGCCTGGCTGCGTAAATTCTTTGATTCAAGCATCGCCCTTGAGCCAGGGGTGTATAGCGCAAAACAGATTTTTGAATTGGTTGGTGGTGTTGCAGCCGAGCCCGGAGGGGAAAAAGGCGATGCCGGCTACATTGTAAATCAGATTTATCTCGGTGCAGGTGATCCGGATTACGCCGAGCGGGCTTATATATGGGGTACAACGAGATTCAAAATTGCGGATGGTGCTGAATTTGTCGTAAGTGCGGACGGGCTGCGTGAAATCAGAAATTTCGCCATCGTGCCGGATGGCGATGAGAATTTTGATTTTGAAGGAGGGGCTGATTCTGCCATAGGGAATAGGGCGCTTCAGCCGATCATTGATCCATCCAATATCGGCCGCACGGTGCGTCTGGTATTTGATGGGGTCGATGCAATTTCGAGAACAACGCTCACCGAATCAAATTTCAATAGTGATCGGAAAAATGTGATTTCCGTCGATCTGGTCGATAAGGCAAAAATTGGGTTGGCGGCATTGAACGCGATTGAGGTGCTCAAGGATAGGCTTTTCGCATCTGGTGATCAATCGATACGATTTCTCGATTCTCAGGGTCGTCCGATCATTTATGGTACTGTTTATAGTGATTCAATTGGCGGCGCTGTCACGCCTGGTGGTACCGATCTCAATCAGGATAAGTATAATTTGGGTGGCTGGTTCCTGGGTGGTGTACTGGATCTCGGCTTGGATAGTAATTTGTACGGTTATTTGCAGAACGGAATTTCCTACGTTGCGGGAAGTGGTAACGACAAAATAATTGGTACCAGCAGGAATGATGCATTGTATGGGGGCGACGGTGATGACACGCTCCTTGGTGGCATTGGCAACGATATGCTCGCGGGTGGCAATGGCTTCGATTCCTACATCATCGACGCCCAATCCGGAAGCGATGTGATTGTCGATGCGGACGGATTGGGCCAGATCGTCTTCGGTGATATGCCGCTGACAGGAGTGGGGCGTCTGCTGACTCAAACGTCATCATCCATTCTCTGGAGCGAGTCCCTGTCTTCCGGGCTGGAGGTTCGTTATGACTATAGCCAGAAGAGCAAGGATTTGACGATCACCATCGGAAATGAAAGCAGTGTTACGGTGCGGAATTTCGAGAGCGGTGCGCTAGGTATCGAAATTCCGCAATTGGACGATTCGGTTGTAAAGCCGCAGGCCGCCGTAGTCCATGCCAGCGATTCGGAAGGCTCCATCCACACCGCTGTCACGCATGACGGACAGGGGTATGCCGAGCATGTCAGCCAGACGACACAGTCGTTCCAGACCCCGGCGGGCAGCGGCGCGAGCGATACGCTCATCGTCGATCGTGGTGGTGCCGCGGTCGCGGAGCCAGCCGGTGGGTTGAACGCGGTCCATCAGACATCTGGCAACGTCGCGGCACCGGATGGTATCGATCCGATGGTTTTGACCGGCAACGGCTGGCAGCGCGTGGGGGATAACCAGGCGAGCAACTTGTTGGCCTTCAGGGGGGCAGCCGGCTCGTCCGCCGGGGTGCAACCGGGCGATGGCAGCAACACCGTGTCGAGCCGGGACGGCGATGCCACTGTTCGCGTGAGCGCCAGGAATAACGCCCCGATCCTGGGCGACGGCACCACTCACGCCCAGCGTGTGGCGGGGGATGGTCATCCACTGATCGGCAGCCAGGTCGCGTCGCTGGTGCAGGCGATGGCGCAGTTCGCGCTGCCGGTAGCTGGGCAGACGTTGCTGTCGTCCGGGCAGTACGAGAGCCCGATGCCGCTGATCGTGTCGAGCGGGCGGTGA
- a CDS encoding calcium-binding protein, protein MVDAAGNRSVHSFTQDARGDRIETTYQGDGSWHTAVQDRAGNRTTTYYSAGGVLVRDEWSKVNGAHGTDAFFADGSSIRTSDSNATGHTVVKDDGQGHVTHIYQSTGRSQRLVGSGSNDTFIVDHEGVTIEEPVGGSNALVRTSLEFFLVPDHVDQIVLTGNREQRVVGNGADDSFAVNGGAGSYTELYLGNGNNTVSSADGDITVHVGAGNNDLILGNGNNVVDKNRFLRNPAVGDGNNQAYLGNGDNEVELGNGNNIVGVGTGDNKIAVGNGNNTLYAGHGAGTNNITFGDGDNVVTVGDGDNTVEGGNGRNTIWGGNGVNYVNVGNGDDTIGLGNGDNTVGAGNGANNVSVGSGDNQITLGGGHNTVNTGAGGNTVIAGDGGNAVYAGDGANTIKLGAGDDIIGVGIGNNTIDAGGGDNTIYAGRGSGRNTITAGDGRNVVTVGDGTNSVSLGNGNSAVYVGNGDNQIALGRGDNAVNGGNGGNTLTTGDGNNTVWMGSGSNLIVVGNGNNTVGVGSAAGSHNTIQVGNGVNAIEVGAGANDIHVGNGTDTVKTGNGVNTLHLGTGQVTLTNYGGQDTVYLSSSVQEDQLWFTQDGNDLLVTVDGTSSNLRLTDWFNGATHATLLASDGHQLVDSQVASLVQAMAQFAPPAPGQTSLSPEQRESLMPVIASSWK, encoded by the coding sequence GTGGTCGACGCGGCGGGCAATCGGTCGGTCCACAGCTTCACGCAGGATGCGCGCGGCGACCGGATCGAAACGACCTACCAGGGCGACGGTAGCTGGCATACCGCCGTCCAGGACCGGGCCGGCAACCGGACCACGACGTACTACTCGGCGGGCGGCGTGCTTGTCCGCGACGAGTGGAGCAAGGTCAACGGCGCGCATGGGACCGACGCGTTCTTCGCGGACGGCTCCAGCATCCGCACCAGCGATTCCAATGCGACCGGCCATACCGTCGTCAAGGATGACGGCCAGGGCCACGTCACGCACATCTACCAGTCGACCGGCAGGTCTCAAAGGCTGGTGGGCAGCGGATCGAACGATACGTTCATCGTCGATCACGAGGGCGTCACGATCGAAGAGCCGGTCGGCGGGTCCAACGCACTGGTGCGGACCTCGCTCGAATTCTTCCTGGTGCCGGACCATGTCGATCAGATCGTCCTGACCGGCAACCGCGAGCAGCGCGTGGTGGGCAACGGCGCGGACGATTCGTTCGCGGTGAACGGCGGGGCGGGTTCGTACACCGAGCTGTATCTGGGCAACGGCAACAACACCGTGTCGAGCGCAGACGGCGATATCACCGTCCACGTGGGTGCGGGCAACAATGACCTGATCCTGGGCAACGGCAACAACGTTGTGGACAAGAATCGTTTCCTGCGCAACCCGGCGGTCGGCGACGGCAACAACCAGGCGTATCTCGGCAACGGCGACAACGAGGTGGAGCTCGGCAACGGCAACAACATCGTGGGCGTCGGCACCGGCGACAACAAGATCGCGGTCGGCAACGGCAACAACACGCTCTACGCCGGACACGGCGCCGGCACCAACAACATCACCTTCGGCGATGGCGACAACGTGGTGACGGTGGGCGACGGCGACAACACCGTGGAGGGCGGCAACGGCCGCAACACGATCTGGGGCGGCAACGGCGTCAACTATGTCAACGTGGGCAACGGCGATGACACCATCGGCCTGGGCAACGGCGACAACACGGTGGGGGCGGGCAACGGCGCCAACAACGTGTCGGTCGGCAGCGGCGACAACCAGATCACGCTGGGCGGCGGCCACAACACGGTGAACACCGGTGCGGGCGGCAATACCGTGATCGCCGGCGACGGCGGCAATGCGGTGTATGCCGGTGACGGTGCCAACACGATCAAGCTGGGCGCCGGGGACGACATCATCGGTGTCGGCATCGGCAACAACACGATCGATGCCGGCGGCGGCGACAACACCATCTATGCGGGCCGTGGCTCGGGCCGCAATACGATCACGGCGGGCGACGGCCGCAACGTCGTGACCGTCGGCGACGGCACCAACTCTGTGAGCCTGGGCAACGGCAACAGCGCGGTGTACGTTGGCAACGGCGACAACCAGATCGCACTGGGCCGAGGCGACAACGCCGTGAACGGCGGCAATGGCGGCAACACGCTGACGACCGGTGACGGCAACAACACGGTCTGGATGGGCTCGGGCAGCAACCTGATCGTGGTCGGCAACGGCAACAACACCGTCGGCGTGGGCAGCGCGGCCGGCAGCCACAACACCATCCAGGTCGGCAACGGCGTCAATGCGATCGAGGTGGGGGCGGGTGCCAACGATATCCATGTCGGCAACGGCACGGATACGGTGAAGACCGGCAACGGCGTCAACACGCTCCACCTGGGCACCGGTCAGGTCACGCTCACCAACTACGGCGGGCAGGACACGGTGTACCTGTCGTCGTCGGTGCAGGAAGACCAGCTGTGGTTCACGCAGGACGGCAACGACCTGCTCGTGACCGTGGACGGGACGTCGTCCAATCTGCGGCTCACGGACTGGTTCAATGGCGCCACGCATGCCACGCTGCTGGCGAGCGACGGGCACCAGTTGGTCGACAGCCAGGTCGCGTCGCTGGTGCAGGCCATGGCGCAGTTCGCGCCGCCGGCGCCCGGGCAGACGTCGCTGTCGCCCGAGCAGCGCGAGAGCCTGATGCCGGTGATCGCATCGAGCTGGAAGTGA
- a CDS encoding tyrosine-type recombinase/integrase: MPLTDLSARNAQPKDKPYRLADGQGMYLEVMPNGSKYWRLKYRFAGKEKRLALGVYPSVSLAQARAARDDARRQIAAGTDPSHARQQARLATITAHGNTFETLAREWYEKEHGAWTVPHAAKVLRSLESDIFPEFGSRPIANITAPEILATLRKVESRNALTAVARLLQRCSSIYRYAIITGRATYNPCADLKGAFKTAKTKNMARVQSDEVPELIKRIRGYDGNVITRIALQLMALTFVRTKELIGAQWSEIDFDAAEWRIPAERMKMREQHIVPLSRQAIALLREAEKMNAGRQYVFRSTKKAHIGQTTMLDALHRLGYQSRMTGHGFRGLASTMLHEQGFNPDVIERQLAHAERNKVRAAYNHAQYLPERRRMMQHWADHLDQLAQG; this comes from the coding sequence ATGCCCCTTACCGATCTTTCCGCACGCAACGCTCAGCCTAAAGACAAGCCCTACCGCCTCGCCGATGGCCAGGGGATGTACCTTGAGGTCATGCCGAATGGCTCTAAATACTGGCGCCTCAAATACCGTTTCGCTGGCAAGGAAAAGCGGCTGGCCCTTGGTGTTTATCCAAGCGTCAGCTTGGCCCAGGCCCGCGCAGCACGGGACGACGCACGCCGGCAAATTGCAGCCGGCACCGATCCGTCCCACGCCCGGCAGCAAGCCAGGCTAGCTACGATCACGGCGCACGGGAACACGTTTGAAACCCTCGCCCGGGAGTGGTACGAAAAAGAGCATGGCGCGTGGACGGTGCCCCATGCCGCGAAGGTTCTGCGCTCGCTTGAGAGCGATATCTTCCCCGAGTTCGGATCGCGCCCGATTGCCAACATCACCGCTCCCGAAATACTTGCAACGCTGCGCAAGGTGGAAAGCCGCAACGCGCTGACCGCGGTCGCGCGCCTGCTGCAGCGTTGCTCGTCGATTTATCGCTATGCCATTATCACCGGGCGGGCCACATATAACCCATGCGCTGATCTGAAGGGTGCCTTCAAAACCGCCAAAACCAAGAATATGGCGCGAGTTCAATCCGATGAGGTTCCGGAGCTTATCAAACGGATTCGCGGCTATGACGGTAACGTCATCACCCGCATTGCACTTCAACTTATGGCCTTGACGTTCGTTCGCACCAAGGAATTGATTGGGGCGCAATGGTCGGAGATTGATTTTGATGCGGCGGAATGGCGCATCCCTGCCGAGCGCATGAAAATGCGCGAGCAGCACATCGTCCCGCTATCGCGTCAGGCGATTGCGTTGCTGCGCGAGGCGGAGAAAATGAACGCCGGACGGCAGTATGTGTTCCGGAGCACGAAGAAGGCACACATCGGCCAAACCACAATGCTCGACGCCCTTCACCGCCTGGGCTACCAGTCCCGCATGACCGGTCACGGCTTCCGTGGACTGGCCTCCACGATGCTGCACGAACAGGGTTTCAACCCGGATGTCATCGAGCGCCAGTTGGCGCACGCCGAACGCAACAAGGTGCGCGCCGCGTACAACCACGCGCAATACCTCCCTGAGCGCCGCCGCATGATGCAGCATTGGGCCGACCATCTCGACCAGTTAGCGCAAGGCTGA